In Acetivibrio cellulolyticus CD2, the genomic window GGACCGAGAAGGTAAACAATGTAGAGACTGCCAACGTTAATACAGAGAACCGTAAGGAGCGGACCGAGAAGGTAAACAATGTAGAGGCTGCCAATATCAATACAGAGAACCGTAAGGAGCGGATCGAGAAGGTAAACAATGTAGAGACTGCCAACGTCAATACAGAGAACCGTAAGGAGCGGACCGAGAAGGTAAACAATGTAGAGACTGCCAACGTCAATACAGAGAACCATAAGGAACGGGCCGAAACAGTAGTAAATACAGAGAATACCAAAGTAAACAGGGAGAACCGCCAGGAACGGACCGAAAGAATTATAGACGTTGAAAATACCAATGTAGAAATGGTAAATACAACAAATAAAAATGAGTCTAAGATAAGTGCTAGGGAGGTATTAGCGGCTACACAAGCAATAAAGAACAGAAGTAAAGTAAAAGATTTATACGAGCAGTTGAAAGGTACAGGTACAGAAAATAAGGATAAAAAGTAAGTAAGGGAGGCAGCTAGTATGGAAGAAGATAAAAATGGCTTTGCAAAAGAGGTAACAAAGGATATTACTAAAAAGCTGCTTAAAAAGCATGGCAAGAAGGTAATAATTAAATTCTTGCCTGCTTTACTTCCTCTAATCGGTGTCGCAAGTCTTATACTATTAATATTAGTATTAATTTTAGCGGTAGTAAGTTCCGCGGCCTCTGGAAGCGTAATACAATCAAGATTTCAATTTAGAGCCATACCAAGCCAGCTATTAATTGATGCTTATAATAAATATGATAACAATTTACAAAATAACATTGATGCTGATTTCTGCGAGATGGTTACTTATGCATTGATTAAGGGCGGGGTAGAAAATTATAACTCGCAGATATTAAAAGATGCTATAAATGAAATTGAGCAAGGTAATACATTAGAAAGCCTTTTAACAACTAAAGACGAAAAAGAATCATATGATATGTATTTAAAAATGGTAAAGAATTATGTGGGAAGTTATGTAGGTGTTTACACACAACAAGTTGATGATGGAGAAGGAGGAAAGAAAACCACTAGACACGCCTATATTAAAAATTTCTTTCCTATTCCTGAATCATATTTGAAGCAGACTGCACAACCAACAGGACCACCAAAACAGACAAGAACTAATTTTACCTATACATTAAGTAATGATTTTGGGGATGATCGCTCATATAATAATAAAAAAAAGCAGTCATGACGGAAATGATATAATAGCGGCTGGTGGTACTCCTATATGTGCGGTTGAAGATGGTAATATTGAAAATGTTGGGTGGAATGAAATGGGAGGCTATAGGATAGGAATAAGGAGCCTGGACGGACAAAAATATTATTATTATGCTCATATGCTTATAGATCATCCGTATGCAAAAAGTTTTCAAAAAGGTGATTATGTGGCGGCGGGGGACGTAATAGGTTTTGTAGGTGCATCTGGATATGGGGCAGAAGGTACAACAGGACAGTTTATTGAACATCTACATTATGGTTTACAAATTAAGTATGATTTGGGACAATTAATACAAGGTCAAACATCTGAATATTGGGTGGACCCGAATCCAT contains:
- a CDS encoding M23 family metallopeptidase, giving the protein MIAHIIIKKSSHDGNDIIAAGGTPICAVEDGNIENVGWNEMGGYRIGIRSLDGQKYYYYAHMLIDHPYAKSFQKGDYVAAGDVIGFVGASGYGAEGTTGQFIEHLHYGLQIKYDLGQLIQGQTSEYWVDPNPLLKFLEATSKANLIKKNEYDYVRDKTGDPPV